One Streptomyces sp. NBC_00554 DNA segment encodes these proteins:
- a CDS encoding response regulator transcription factor: protein MTADTAEAVEMRGALVRLRRTTGLPVAFGGLVDSGRRQVRISQLSGTATAALSALAVSSGNGLGGKAVALARPCAVTDYSASRQISHEYDVAVATEGLHSVLAVPVVVRRRVRGVLYGALRTAQPLGDRTLGAAVAAARDVEQALVVRDEVRELLAVAREPGPGVGDAAWEEVREAHGALRALAPRILDPALRGELLSVCGRLAEAVSPGPGPHDVGLAPREVDVLACVAAGATNSGAAERLGLRPETVKGYLRSAMRKLGAHTRWEAVVAARRAGLLP, encoded by the coding sequence GTGACAGCAGACACAGCCGAGGCGGTGGAGATGCGTGGTGCGCTGGTACGGCTGCGGCGCACGACAGGACTGCCGGTCGCCTTCGGCGGCCTGGTCGATTCCGGGCGCCGGCAGGTGCGCATCAGCCAGCTCAGCGGTACGGCGACGGCCGCGCTCAGCGCGCTCGCGGTGTCGTCGGGCAACGGCCTGGGCGGCAAGGCGGTGGCGCTGGCCCGGCCGTGCGCGGTGACCGACTACTCGGCCTCGCGGCAGATCAGCCACGAGTACGACGTGGCGGTCGCCACGGAGGGGCTGCACTCCGTCCTCGCGGTCCCTGTCGTCGTACGACGCCGGGTGCGCGGTGTGCTGTACGGCGCCCTGCGCACGGCCCAGCCGCTGGGTGACCGCACGCTCGGCGCGGCGGTGGCGGCGGCCCGGGACGTGGAGCAGGCGCTCGTCGTACGGGACGAGGTGCGGGAGCTGCTTGCCGTCGCGCGGGAGCCGGGACCCGGGGTGGGGGACGCCGCGTGGGAGGAGGTGCGCGAGGCCCACGGGGCGCTGCGCGCGCTGGCTCCGCGGATTCTCGACCCCGCGCTGCGGGGCGAACTCCTCTCCGTCTGCGGGCGGCTGGCCGAGGCGGTGTCGCCGGGGCCCGGCCCCCATGACGTGGGCCTGGCACCGCGCGAGGTGGACGTGCTCGCCTGTGTCGCGGCCGGCGCGACGAACTCTGGCGCCGCGGAGCGGCTCGGGCTGCGCCCGGAGACCGTGAAGGGATACCTGCGGTCGGCCATGCGCAAGCTGGGCGCCCACACCCGGTGGGAGGCGGTTGTCGCGGCGCGACGGGCGGGGCTGTTGCCGTAG
- a CDS encoding LysE family translocator: protein MVSTDRFLAFAAMSLLVIVIPGPSVLFVIGRALAHGRRTAVATALGNVFGSYLLVVAVAVGIGSLVERSVTIYLAVKLAGAAYLVFLGVQAFRHRKELNASAITTRDTSPARGDLRTVLDGVLVGVTNPKGIVFFAAVLPQFVDHSAGRLPLQMLLLGLVPISIGLVTDTLWGLTASAARTWFARSDRRLSLIGGTGGCAMIGLGVTVAVTGRD, encoded by the coding sequence ATGGTGTCCACGGACCGTTTTCTCGCCTTCGCCGCGATGTCGCTCCTGGTGATCGTCATCCCGGGGCCGAGCGTGCTGTTCGTCATCGGGCGGGCGCTCGCGCACGGCCGGCGCACCGCGGTGGCCACGGCCCTCGGCAATGTCTTCGGCTCGTACCTCCTTGTCGTCGCGGTCGCCGTCGGTATCGGTTCGCTGGTCGAACGCTCGGTGACGATCTACCTGGCCGTGAAGCTGGCCGGCGCCGCGTACCTCGTGTTCCTCGGCGTACAGGCGTTCCGGCACCGCAAGGAGCTGAACGCCTCGGCGATCACGACCCGGGACACCTCCCCGGCCCGCGGAGATCTCCGCACGGTCCTCGACGGCGTACTGGTCGGCGTCACCAACCCCAAGGGCATCGTCTTCTTCGCCGCGGTACTCCCCCAGTTCGTGGACCACTCGGCGGGCCGACTCCCCCTGCAGATGCTGCTGCTGGGCCTGGTCCCGATCTCCATCGGCCTCGTCACGGACACCCTGTGGGGTCTGACGGCCTCGGCGGCCCGCACCTGGTTCGCCCGCTCGGACCGACGGCTGTCGCTGATCGGGGGCACGGGCGGGTGCGCGATGATCGGGCTGGGGGTTACGGTCGCGGTGACGGGGCGGGACTGA
- a CDS encoding serine protease, with product MFGLNRAKKTAAACVATAAAATALLGAPSAVAAPQPIVGGSTTTTTAYPFMMQITDASQNQFCGGTLVSATKVVTAAHCMVGETTSSVRVVGGRTYLNGTNGTVSRVSKIWVNPDYTDATNGDDVAVLTLSTAMSYTPASYVSSSQTSVYATGATARIIGWGTTSSNGSSSNQLRTATVPIVSNTSCASSYGSDFIASDMVCAGYTSGGVDTCQGDSGGPLLIGGVLAGITSWGEGCAEAGYPGVYTRLTTFSSLVTTQVNS from the coding sequence ATGTTCGGGCTCAACCGCGCCAAGAAGACCGCCGCCGCCTGTGTGGCGACCGCTGCCGCAGCCACGGCACTGCTCGGCGCGCCCAGTGCCGTCGCCGCTCCCCAGCCCATCGTCGGCGGCTCGACGACCACCACGACCGCGTACCCGTTCATGATGCAGATCACGGACGCCTCGCAGAACCAGTTCTGCGGCGGCACCCTGGTCTCGGCCACGAAGGTCGTCACCGCCGCCCACTGTATGGTCGGCGAAACCACCAGCAGCGTCCGCGTCGTCGGCGGCCGTACGTACCTCAACGGCACGAACGGCACCGTCAGCAGAGTCAGCAAGATCTGGGTCAACCCCGACTACACGGACGCCACCAACGGCGACGACGTGGCCGTACTGACCCTGTCGACGGCGATGTCGTACACCCCTGCGTCGTACGTCTCCTCCTCGCAGACCAGCGTGTACGCGACCGGCGCCACCGCCCGCATCATCGGCTGGGGCACCACCTCGTCGAACGGCAGCTCCTCCAACCAGCTGCGGACCGCGACCGTCCCGATCGTCTCCAACACCAGCTGCGCGAGCTCGTACGGCTCCGACTTCATCGCCAGCGACATGGTCTGCGCCGGATACACCTCCGGCGGCGTCGACACCTGCCAGGGCGACAGCGGCGGCCCGCTGCTCATCGGCGGCGTCCTGGCAGGCATCACCTCCTGGGGCGAAGGCTGCGCCGAGGCCGGCTACCCGGGTGTCTACACCCGCCTGACGACCTTCTCCAGCCTGGTGACCACGCAGGTCAACTCGTAA
- a CDS encoding AAA family ATPase encodes MTVRGDFKEPARPRPDLVIGREELFAGARDQLSGGGSVLVHGPAGIGKSTVLRALAAEYTESARTVLHCSATESESHLPFLALTDLLGLVVDEVSGHLPAPQRTALESALTGRGESTLQRDGLALRLAVLSVFRSLAAQGPVLIVADDLQWLDPASAELLGFAARRLGGMPVRMLCAVRTETEPPGQQHDRYLRASPPDTLAVRLNPLTRAQVAELLGQRGYTGLPRSIVRDIHRTSGGNPLFALELGRALAESPTPPSPGEPLPVPTSLSALVLSRLEMLSAEARRTLLVASAGARPTLALLHAAGRENAEAETASAAALGLLATEREASPVIRFAHPLVSAALYAEATAQERRAAHAALSTAASDPIERARHLALAATGTDPGVAARLGEAAAAARDRGAPSVAAGLGLLAARHTPADAVPGPDERRLQAAEDALTAGETDLARDIARQVLARATAPADRVRAWMVVIDAAGHSMAEIDAVFPQALADAGDNPRLLALVRYQLAWRALLMEGEMAKAREEAARAAGLAARAGDRPTELLALGFQAQMETLMGHPGAPATIQRAMREPQDPRVACDHNGAGAARFRWLIMGDQLAEARTTITALLREVRRRGMVESEVHFLRGLAETELRSGHCGRALDLARESLRLARDTGIGEAATAMFTSLAEAAGGDVDRALALAREAVDRAEEDGDLIYLSRALGALGHAQLVAGDASATVQSLRRVRELEEGLGVTDPARGRWHGDLAEALVRIGEPVEAQDVIDATRERALRLGRESVLAVLDRAEALVRAARGEQGPATRQLTAAQDRLGKLGYGLEEARAAYALAGLRTLRPGPTSYDEATRLFRRCRALPWLRQVEAASAAHAAPSPLTSAALDSLASAALDSLASTERQVAALVMEGATNREIAARLFISVKTVEATLTRVYRKLGIRSRVDIVRLAVGHRPG; translated from the coding sequence GTGACCGTGCGAGGGGACTTCAAGGAACCTGCGAGACCCCGCCCCGACCTGGTCATCGGCCGGGAGGAGCTCTTCGCCGGGGCGCGTGATCAGCTCTCCGGCGGCGGGAGTGTGCTCGTGCACGGCCCCGCGGGAATAGGAAAGTCGACCGTCCTGCGGGCGTTGGCAGCGGAATACACCGAATCTGCACGAACTGTGTTGCACTGCTCGGCCACCGAGTCCGAATCCCACCTCCCCTTCCTCGCACTGACCGACCTCCTCGGTCTGGTCGTGGACGAGGTCTCCGGGCACCTGCCCGCCCCGCAGCGCACCGCCCTGGAATCGGCGCTCACCGGCCGCGGCGAATCCACCCTGCAGCGCGACGGGCTCGCACTGCGGCTCGCGGTCCTGTCGGTGTTCCGGTCCCTGGCCGCCCAGGGCCCCGTACTGATCGTCGCCGACGACCTGCAGTGGCTCGACCCGGCCAGCGCCGAACTGCTCGGCTTCGCCGCCCGCCGGCTCGGCGGCATGCCGGTACGGATGCTGTGCGCCGTACGCACCGAGACGGAACCGCCGGGGCAGCAGCACGACCGATATCTACGCGCGTCCCCTCCGGACACCCTGGCCGTGCGGCTCAACCCGCTCACCCGGGCGCAGGTCGCCGAACTCCTCGGCCAGCGCGGCTACACCGGCCTGCCCCGCTCGATCGTGCGGGACATCCACCGCACCAGCGGCGGCAACCCGCTCTTCGCACTGGAGTTGGGCCGCGCCCTCGCCGAGAGCCCGACCCCGCCGAGCCCCGGCGAACCCCTGCCGGTGCCGACCTCGTTGAGCGCACTCGTCCTCAGCCGCCTTGAGATGCTGTCCGCCGAGGCCCGCCGCACCCTGCTCGTGGCGAGCGCGGGAGCCCGGCCCACGCTGGCGCTGCTGCACGCCGCGGGGCGCGAGAACGCCGAGGCGGAGACGGCCTCGGCGGCCGCGCTCGGCCTGCTGGCGACGGAGCGCGAGGCCTCTCCGGTCATCCGGTTCGCACACCCCCTCGTCTCCGCCGCCCTCTACGCGGAGGCGACCGCGCAGGAGCGGCGCGCCGCCCATGCCGCGCTGTCCACGGCCGCCTCCGATCCCATCGAGCGGGCCCGGCACCTCGCCCTGGCCGCCACGGGTACGGACCCGGGCGTCGCCGCCCGGCTCGGCGAGGCCGCGGCGGCGGCCCGGGACCGCGGCGCGCCCTCGGTCGCCGCGGGCCTCGGGCTGCTGGCGGCCCGGCACACCCCGGCGGACGCCGTACCAGGACCCGACGAGCGCAGACTCCAGGCCGCCGAGGACGCGCTCACGGCCGGCGAGACGGACCTCGCGCGGGACATCGCACGCCAGGTACTGGCTCGTGCCACCGCGCCCGCCGACCGGGTGCGGGCCTGGATGGTCGTCATCGACGCGGCCGGGCATTCCATGGCCGAGATCGACGCCGTCTTCCCGCAGGCGCTCGCGGACGCGGGCGACAACCCGCGGCTGCTCGCCCTCGTCCGCTACCAACTGGCCTGGCGCGCCCTGCTGATGGAGGGCGAGATGGCCAAGGCCCGCGAGGAGGCCGCCCGCGCCGCGGGGCTCGCGGCCCGTGCCGGGGACCGGCCCACCGAACTCCTCGCGCTGGGCTTCCAGGCGCAGATGGAGACCCTGATGGGGCACCCGGGCGCCCCGGCGACCATCCAGCGGGCGATGCGCGAGCCGCAGGACCCCCGGGTCGCGTGCGACCACAACGGCGCCGGTGCCGCCCGCTTCCGCTGGCTGATCATGGGCGACCAGCTCGCCGAGGCCCGTACGACCATCACCGCGCTGCTGCGCGAGGTGCGGCGGCGCGGGATGGTCGAGAGCGAGGTGCACTTCCTGCGCGGCCTCGCCGAGACCGAGCTGCGCTCCGGACACTGCGGCCGGGCCCTCGACCTCGCCCGCGAGAGCCTGCGCCTCGCCCGCGACACCGGAATCGGCGAGGCGGCCACCGCGATGTTCACCTCGCTCGCCGAGGCCGCGGGCGGCGACGTGGACCGGGCGCTCGCACTGGCCCGGGAGGCCGTTGACCGCGCGGAGGAGGACGGCGACCTGATCTACCTCTCGCGTGCCCTCGGCGCCCTCGGCCACGCCCAGCTCGTGGCGGGGGACGCATCGGCGACGGTCCAGTCCCTGCGGCGCGTACGGGAGTTGGAGGAGGGCCTCGGGGTCACCGATCCCGCCCGGGGCCGCTGGCACGGGGATCTCGCCGAGGCGCTGGTGCGGATCGGCGAACCGGTGGAGGCGCAGGACGTCATCGACGCGACGCGGGAGCGGGCGCTGCGGCTCGGCCGGGAGAGCGTGCTCGCCGTGCTCGACCGCGCCGAGGCCCTCGTACGCGCCGCACGCGGCGAACAGGGCCCGGCCACCCGGCAGTTGACGGCTGCTCAGGACCGGCTCGGCAAGCTGGGCTACGGCCTCGAGGAGGCGCGGGCCGCGTACGCCCTCGCCGGGCTGCGCACCCTGCGGCCCGGTCCCACTTCGTACGACGAGGCGACCCGGCTGTTCCGCCGCTGCCGCGCCCTGCCGTGGCTGCGCCAGGTCGAGGCGGCCTCCGCGGCCCACGCGGCCCCGTCGCCCCTCACGTCCGCCGCGCTCGACAGTCTCGCCTCCGCCGCCCTCGACAGCCTCGCCTCGACGGAACGGCAGGTCGCCGCGCTCGTCATGGAGGGCGCCACGAACCGTGAGATCGCCGCGCGCCTGTTCATCAGCGTGAAGACGGTGGAGGCCACACTTACGCGGGTGTACCGGAAGTTGGGGATCCGCTCGCGGGTGGACATAGTCCGGCTGGCGGTCGGGCACCGGCCGGGCTGA
- the gcl gene encoding glyoxylate carboligase translates to MARMTAARAAVEILKREGVSNAFGVPGAAINPFYAALQAAGGINHTLARHVEGASHMAEGYTRTHPGNIGVCIGTSGPAGTDMITGLYSATGDSIPILCITGQAPTAVIHKEDFQAVDIASIAKPVTKMAITVLEPAQVPGVFQQAFHLMRSGRPGPVLIDLPIDVQLAEIEFDPETYEPLQAYKPAATRAQIEKAIGLLNESERPLIVAGGGVINADASELLVEFAELTGIPVVPTLMGWGILPDDHDLNAGMVGLQTSHRYGNATFLESDFVLGIGNRWANRHTGKLDVYTAGRKFVHVDIEPTQIGKIFAPDYGIASDAKAALKLFVEVARELKDEGRLPDRSEWAASAQEKRATLQRRTHFDNIPMKPQRVYEEMNKAFGPETRYVTTIGLSQIAGAQMLHVYRPRHWINCGQAGPLGWTIPAALGVAKADPEAQVVALSGDYDFQFMLEELAVGAQHKIPYVHVLVNNAYLGLIRQAQIGLDINFQVNLEFENINSPELGVYGVDHVKVVEGLGCKAIRVTDPSELGAAFEQAKKLAAEFQVPVVVEAILERVTNIAMSKTNDISAVVEFEEIATEPGHAPTSIRTLKV, encoded by the coding sequence ATGGCTCGTATGACCGCTGCCCGCGCGGCAGTCGAGATCCTCAAGCGCGAGGGCGTCAGCAACGCGTTCGGCGTCCCGGGCGCGGCGATCAACCCCTTCTACGCGGCCCTCCAGGCAGCCGGCGGGATCAACCACACCCTCGCCCGCCATGTCGAGGGTGCCTCGCACATGGCGGAGGGCTACACCCGGACCCACCCGGGCAACATCGGCGTCTGCATCGGTACCTCGGGACCGGCGGGCACCGACATGATCACCGGGCTGTACTCGGCCACCGGCGACTCGATCCCGATCCTCTGCATCACCGGCCAGGCTCCGACCGCCGTGATCCACAAAGAGGACTTCCAGGCCGTCGACATCGCCTCCATCGCCAAGCCGGTGACGAAGATGGCGATCACCGTCCTCGAACCGGCCCAGGTCCCCGGCGTCTTCCAGCAGGCCTTCCACCTGATGCGCTCGGGGCGTCCGGGCCCGGTCCTCATCGACCTGCCCATCGACGTCCAGCTCGCCGAGATCGAGTTCGACCCGGAGACGTACGAGCCGCTCCAGGCGTACAAGCCCGCCGCCACCCGCGCCCAGATCGAGAAGGCGATCGGGCTGCTGAACGAGTCCGAGCGGCCGCTGATCGTCGCCGGCGGCGGTGTCATCAACGCCGATGCCTCCGAACTCCTCGTCGAGTTCGCCGAGTTGACGGGCATCCCGGTCGTGCCGACCCTCATGGGCTGGGGCATCCTCCCCGACGACCACGACCTGAACGCCGGCATGGTGGGCCTGCAGACCTCGCACCGGTACGGCAACGCCACCTTCCTGGAGTCCGACTTCGTCCTCGGCATCGGCAACCGCTGGGCCAACCGCCACACCGGCAAGCTGGACGTCTACACCGCGGGCCGCAAGTTCGTGCACGTCGACATCGAGCCCACCCAGATCGGCAAGATCTTCGCCCCGGACTACGGCATCGCCTCAGACGCCAAGGCCGCGCTGAAGCTGTTCGTCGAGGTCGCGCGCGAGCTCAAGGACGAGGGCAGGCTGCCGGACCGCAGCGAGTGGGCCGCCTCCGCGCAGGAGAAGCGGGCGACCCTCCAGCGCCGTACGCACTTCGACAACATCCCGATGAAGCCGCAGCGCGTCTACGAGGAGATGAACAAGGCCTTCGGCCCGGAGACCCGGTACGTCACCACGATCGGCCTCTCGCAGATCGCCGGCGCCCAGATGCTGCACGTCTACCGGCCGCGGCACTGGATCAACTGCGGCCAGGCGGGCCCGCTGGGCTGGACCATCCCGGCCGCGCTCGGTGTCGCCAAGGCCGACCCCGAGGCCCAGGTCGTCGCGCTCTCCGGCGACTACGACTTCCAGTTCATGCTGGAGGAACTGGCCGTCGGGGCCCAGCACAAGATCCCGTACGTCCATGTCCTGGTGAACAACGCCTACTTGGGCCTGATCCGCCAGGCGCAGATCGGCCTGGACATCAACTTCCAGGTCAACCTGGAGTTCGAGAACATCAACTCGCCGGAGCTGGGCGTCTACGGCGTCGACCACGTCAAGGTCGTCGAGGGCCTCGGCTGCAAGGCGATCCGCGTCACCGACCCCAGCGAGCTGGGCGCCGCGTTCGAGCAGGCCAAGAAGCTCGCCGCCGAGTTCCAGGTCCCCGTCGTCGTGGAGGCGATCCTGGAGCGCGTCACCAACATCGCGATGAGCAAGACGAACGACATCAGCGCGGTCGTCGAGTTCGAGGAGATCGCGACCGAGCCTGGCCACGCGCCCACCTCGATCAGGACGCTGAAGGTCTGA
- a CDS encoding AMP-binding protein: MTVTTSATDQFRAARDFLLAHREDYATAYEGFDWPRPERFNWALDWFDVIARGNDRTALHIVEEDGLSTRFSFAELSARSDRTANWLRGHGVRAEDRILVMLGNQVELWEIALAAMKLRAVVIPATPLLGPLDLRDRIERGRARHVIVRPEDTAKFDEVPGDYTRIVVDGGATGWLSYDDVQSAPETFEPDGVTHADDPLMLYFTSGTTARPKLVEHTHVSYPVGHLATMYWIGLEPGDVHLNISSPGWAKHAWSNLFAPWSAEATVFIHNYTRFDAARLMAEMDRAGVTTFCAPPTVWRMLIQADLSQLRTPPREAVAAGEPLNPEVIEQVRRAWGVNIRDGFGQTETAVQVSNSPGQPLKTGSMGRPSPGFRVELLDPVSGAPGADEGEISLDLSLQPVGLMTGYHGDPDLTAEAMAGGYYRTGDIGSRDADGYITYVGRSDDVFKASDYKISPFELESALLEHEAVAEAAVVPAPDELRLAVPKAYVVLAAGWEPGPDTAKVLFEHSRTVLAPYKRLRRLEFGELPKTVSGKIRRIELREATAAGSDAEYREEDFR, from the coding sequence ATGACGGTGACGACGAGCGCGACGGACCAGTTCCGTGCCGCGCGGGACTTCCTGCTGGCACACCGCGAGGACTACGCCACGGCCTACGAGGGCTTCGACTGGCCCCGCCCGGAGCGCTTCAACTGGGCACTCGACTGGTTCGACGTCATCGCACGCGGCAACGACCGCACCGCCCTGCACATCGTCGAGGAGGACGGTCTCAGCACCCGCTTCTCCTTCGCGGAGCTGTCCGCCCGCTCCGACCGGACCGCGAACTGGTTGCGGGGACACGGCGTGCGGGCGGAGGACCGCATCCTCGTCATGCTCGGCAACCAGGTCGAACTGTGGGAGATCGCCCTCGCCGCGATGAAGCTGAGGGCAGTGGTGATCCCCGCGACACCTCTGCTCGGCCCGCTGGACCTGCGCGACCGCATCGAGCGGGGCAGGGCCCGTCATGTGATCGTGCGGCCGGAGGACACGGCCAAGTTCGACGAGGTGCCCGGCGACTACACACGGATCGTCGTGGACGGCGGCGCCACCGGCTGGCTGTCGTACGACGATGTCCAGAGCGCCCCCGAGACCTTCGAGCCCGACGGTGTCACCCACGCGGACGACCCGCTGATGCTCTACTTCACCTCCGGTACGACGGCCCGCCCCAAACTCGTCGAGCACACCCATGTCTCCTACCCGGTCGGGCACCTGGCGACCATGTACTGGATCGGGCTCGAGCCCGGCGACGTGCACCTGAACATCTCCTCGCCCGGCTGGGCCAAGCACGCCTGGTCCAACCTCTTCGCGCCCTGGAGCGCGGAGGCGACCGTCTTCATCCACAACTACACGCGCTTCGACGCGGCCCGGCTGATGGCGGAGATGGACCGGGCGGGCGTCACCACCTTCTGCGCCCCGCCCACCGTCTGGCGCATGCTCATCCAGGCCGACCTGTCCCAGCTGCGGACCCCGCCGCGCGAGGCGGTCGCGGCGGGGGAGCCCCTGAACCCCGAGGTCATCGAACAGGTGCGGCGCGCCTGGGGCGTCAACATCCGGGACGGTTTCGGGCAGACGGAGACCGCGGTCCAGGTCTCCAACAGCCCCGGGCAGCCGCTGAAGACGGGCTCGATGGGGCGGCCGAGCCCCGGGTTCCGCGTCGAACTGCTCGACCCGGTGTCCGGCGCGCCGGGCGCCGACGAGGGCGAGATCTCGCTCGACCTGTCGCTGCAGCCCGTGGGCCTGATGACCGGCTACCACGGCGACCCCGACCTCACCGCCGAGGCCATGGCGGGCGGCTACTACCGCACCGGTGACATCGGTTCGCGCGACGCGGACGGCTACATCACCTACGTCGGCCGCTCGGACGACGTGTTCAAGGCCTCCGACTACAAGATCTCGCCCTTCGAGCTGGAGAGCGCGCTCCTGGAACACGAGGCGGTGGCCGAGGCGGCCGTCGTGCCCGCGCCGGACGAGCTGCGCCTCGCGGTGCCCAAGGCGTACGTCGTTCTTGCCGCGGGCTGGGAGCCGGGCCCCGACACCGCCAAGGTCCTCTTCGAGCACTCCCGCACGGTCCTCGCCCCGTACAAGCGCCTGCGCCGACTGGAGTTCGGCGAACTCCCCAAGACCGTGTCCGGCAAGATCCGCCGCATCGAGCTGCGCGAGGCCACGGCCGCGGGCTCGGACGCCGAGTACCGCGAGGAGGACTTCCGGTGA
- a CDS encoding AMP-binding protein → MTEPSYAQGTSATALLGDTIGANLDRAVEAWPDREALVDVPSGRRWTYAQFAADVDRLACALLAGGVAKGDRVGIWAVNCPEWVLVQYATARIGAVMVNINPAYRTHEVEYVLNQAGISLLFASLSHKSSDYRAMVEQVRGACPQLRETVYFGDPSWDTLVGRGAPELSEALRTRASELSCEDPINIQYTSGTTGFPKGATLSHHNILNNGFFVGELIAYSEQDRVCIPVPFYHCFGMVMGNLAATSHGACMVIPAPSFDPAATLRAVQEERCTSLYGVPTMFIAELNLADFATYDLSSLRTGIMAGSPCPVEVMKRVVAEMHMAEVSICYGMTETSPVSLQTRRDDDLEHRTGTVGRVLPHIEVQVVDPADGATLPRGSAGELCTRGYSVMLGYWNEPEKTAEAVDAERWMHTGDLAVMREDGYVEIVGRIKDMIIRGGENIYPREIEEFLYAHPKIADVQVVGVPHERYGEEVLACVIPRDLADPPTLEELRAFCEGRLAHYKIPSRLRILESFPMTVSGKVRKIELRESYAE, encoded by the coding sequence GTGACTGAGCCGTCGTACGCGCAGGGCACGAGCGCGACCGCGCTGCTGGGGGACACGATCGGGGCGAATCTGGACCGGGCGGTCGAGGCCTGGCCCGACCGGGAGGCGCTCGTCGACGTACCGTCCGGGCGGCGCTGGACCTATGCCCAATTCGCCGCCGATGTCGACCGGTTGGCGTGCGCGCTGCTCGCCGGTGGGGTGGCCAAGGGCGACCGCGTCGGCATCTGGGCGGTCAACTGCCCGGAGTGGGTGCTCGTCCAGTACGCCACCGCCCGCATCGGCGCGGTCATGGTGAACATCAACCCGGCCTACCGCACCCACGAGGTCGAGTACGTCCTCAACCAGGCCGGGATCTCGCTGCTGTTCGCCTCACTCAGCCACAAGTCGAGCGACTACCGGGCGATGGTCGAGCAAGTGCGGGGCGCGTGCCCGCAGTTGAGGGAGACCGTGTACTTCGGCGACCCCAGCTGGGACACGCTGGTCGGCCGCGGCGCCCCCGAACTCTCCGAGGCCCTACGGACCCGCGCGAGCGAGCTGTCCTGCGAGGACCCGATCAACATCCAGTACACCTCGGGCACGACGGGCTTCCCCAAAGGGGCCACGCTCTCCCACCACAACATCCTCAACAACGGGTTCTTCGTGGGCGAGTTGATCGCCTACTCCGAGCAGGACCGGGTCTGCATCCCCGTGCCCTTCTACCACTGCTTCGGCATGGTGATGGGCAACCTCGCGGCGACCTCGCACGGCGCGTGCATGGTCATTCCCGCGCCCTCCTTCGACCCGGCGGCGACCCTGCGCGCCGTCCAGGAGGAACGCTGTACGTCCCTCTACGGCGTACCCACCATGTTCATCGCGGAGCTGAACCTCGCCGACTTCGCGACGTACGACCTGTCCTCGCTGCGCACCGGCATCATGGCGGGCTCGCCCTGCCCCGTCGAGGTGATGAAGCGGGTGGTCGCCGAGATGCACATGGCGGAGGTGTCCATCTGCTACGGCATGACGGAGACCTCGCCGGTGTCCCTGCAGACCCGCAGGGACGACGACCTGGAGCACCGCACCGGCACGGTCGGCCGGGTCCTTCCGCACATCGAGGTGCAGGTGGTCGACCCGGCGGACGGGGCGACCCTGCCACGCGGCTCGGCGGGCGAACTGTGCACCCGCGGCTACAGCGTGATGCTCGGCTACTGGAACGAGCCCGAGAAGACCGCGGAGGCCGTCGACGCGGAGCGCTGGATGCACACCGGCGACCTCGCCGTGATGCGCGAGGACGGGTACGTCGAGATCGTCGGACGCATCAAGGACATGATCATCCGGGGCGGCGAGAACATCTACCCCCGCGAGATCGAGGAGTTCCTGTACGCCCATCCGAAGATCGCCGACGTCCAGGTGGTCGGAGTGCCCCATGAGCGCTACGGCGAGGAGGTGCTCGCCTGTGTCATCCCGCGAGACCTGGCCGACCCGCCGACGCTGGAGGAGCTGCGGGCCTTCTGTGAGGGGCGGCTGGCGCACTACAAGATCCCGAGCCGGCTGCGGATCCTGGAGTCCTTCCCGATGACGGTGTCGGGGAAGGTGCGGAAGATCGAGCTGCGGGAGTCGTACGCGGAGTAG